Part of the Lolium rigidum isolate FL_2022 chromosome 6, APGP_CSIRO_Lrig_0.1, whole genome shotgun sequence genome, ttggatgtaccgAGACaataaatagtgtctagatacatccaaattcagACAAAGCTAAGACATACtctatgggacggagggagtaacagaCTTGTAGAAAAAATAATGTTAATAGTAGGTTAGGTGGTAAAGTAATTATGCCCTGCAAGTGACATGACACTAATTATAAAGATAAAGCATCCCCGCATGTCATTTCAGAAAGCTCTTCTACaaccacaagataagataaacaacaCATCAGCACCTATAAGGTCTTTCCTAACCAAGAGAAAAGCTAAACACAGCTAGCACATGGCTGATatattttcccatgagcagaatcaCACCTAACAGACTCACATGGCTGCATACGAAATTATAaaattaatactccctccatcccaaaataagTTGCTAAAGTTTGTCTAGATACAGTTGAATCTAGACATGTTTTTAGTGTGCAGATACGGAAGTTGAGCAAGTTATTTTGGGGCAGAGGGAGTAATTGTATTGACTgtacaaaataaaaaagaactaCAGCCTAACTTAGCAAGGACAAATATGTGAACCACTGATACACTTCATTTTAGACACAAGAACATAAAATGTGTTCTCTAAGGTAGATACGCGTGAACTAATGAAGAAAGATATTCGAGAAATTAAAGAGATGCACACACCTGAGGTTTGACTTCAACAATGAACTGGCCACTCTTGACAGAGACTGGTTCATTTGCTAATACACTCTCCAGGTGATCAAGCATCTCTTTGGCCTGTGAGGACCCAAAGCCTGAGTCAGCATCCTGATGGTGCCACACCAAAGCGCTTTCCTTAGTCTCAATGTAGGATCCATCAGTTGATTCGGTATACAAATTCATCACAGGCTCTGCCATTTCCATCCATCCGAAGTCCGAAGCCTGGGCGCACGTTTGCCACTCTTCATCTCTACTCCACCTACACATGTTTAGACAGAACAGATTTTATTTTACGTTGCTTTTTGAGATAATCTGATAGTCACCAGCCAAGCCAGGCTAGCAGAGTTATTGGTGTCTACCATAAGTAACAAAGCAAATAGATAACAGCCTATTACAAGAAAAAACACTAAAGTTCTTAATTTATGTGAGCGCGTCAGATTTGAGTGAATCTGGCACTCTGGACCTTCCTAAACAAGGAAAAATACCAAGACAAAGTTCTGCAGCGCAACGAACGAATAGCAGCAGAGGTACATATCAATTCATGGGGGACAAAAACATTGCAACTGCCTCCACTCTACTTGAATAGGTGCGAAGAAAACTCCGTATCAGGCATCAATACTAAGCATGACAAGACCAACCATGAAAGGTACCATCATCTGTTTCATACTTTCATTTTATTACTACGGGGTTTTCCTTGCAAAACCTTTTTCGCATAATCACATGCCAGTTTCAGAAACAAAAAGATACTAATAATTGCAGTATAACAGGTTACCCTAAGAACTAGACATGAAAATAAACTCAGTTGACTGTTTGTAAGGCCTTATGATTACAGAACAAACTAGCACAATCTGTACCAGTGTTACAAATTATATGAAAATCATAAGGTAAATAACATTATACAGTTTGTGCTAATACTAGAATTATGAAATAGGGGAGAAAGGGTCAAAATGAAGAACCGTACCTTAAGAAGTAGCCATGTTCTGCTGCAAGACCCAGCTTAGGGCACGAGGAAAACCATTCTCCCAATTTATCCCTGCTTCTCCCACTGACAATAAAAACAACATTCCTCTTATCTGAGCAGAGGGTATTGATGATCCTCAGAACTTCTGCACTAGGTGCCTTGTTGATGGAAGTCTGAGCCACCAGTGTTCCATCATAGTCAAGCAATATAGTCCTGCTCTGTGACCTCTCATAAGCCATAACAATAGAATCCATGTTAAGCTTTGTGAAATGAGGGTCCAAGGCCACCACCCTGAAACCAAACCCCAACCCGATGCCCCAGCACGTCCTTCTAAAATGGTCCTTGCAAGCCCTCTCCAAATCCTGGATGAAGCTCTTTGACCAGTAAGCAACGTCGTGGGTGCTGACATACCGATAGTGCTTCTCGTGCCTCAGCTGCTTCTCCTGCTCCGACATCGAAATGGCCTCATTCATCGCCTCCGCGGTCGCCTCTACATTCCAAGGGTTGACACGAATAGCGCCACTCAATGAGGGCGAGCACCCGATGAACTCTGACACCACCAGCATGCTCTTCTTCGGCCCACacacctccgacgacgaggaCTCTGACCCAGTTATCCCCTGCCTACAGACAATGTACTCGTAGGGCGTCAGGTTCATCCCGTCCCTCACCGCTGTCACCACCACACACTCTGCTATGGTGAAGAAGGCGCTTTTTTCGACACTAGAGACATCTCTGTCGATAAGGACAACAGGGGTGTAGCCTGGGTGGCCAAACTCGGCGTTGATCCTGTTGTGGCTCTCGCGAATCTCAGCCTCGATGGCTTCCAGATCCTTGCCCTTGCCCCGGACGGGTCTCGCGATCTGCACCAGCACGGCCCGCCCCTGCCACTTGGTGTGCGTTTTCAGCAGATTCTCGAAGGCGAGAAGCTTGAGATTGATCCCCTTGAAGATGTCCATATCATCGACGCCGAGCAGCACGGTCTTGCCTTCGAACTGCTGCTGCAGCTCGGAGACCCGCCACTGCCTGTCGGGCAGGGAGAGCACGGACTGCAGCTGGTCCATGTGCACCCCGACGGGCATGATCTTGATCCCGACGGTGCGGCCGAAGTACTCGAGCCCAATGTAGCCGCGCTTGGACTGGTACTCGATCCCGAGCATCCTGCTGCAGCAGGAGAGGAAGTGCCTGGCGTAGTCGAAGGTGTGGAAGCCGATGAGGTCGCAGTTGAGCAGCGCCTTGAGGATCTCCTCGCGGACCGGCAGCGTGCGGTAGATCTCGGAGGAGGGGAAGGGGCTGTGCAGGAAGAAGCCGATGCGGAGGCGGTTGAagcggcggcgcaggaaggttggCAGCGCCATGAGGTGGTAGTCGTGCACCCACACGTAGTCGTCCTCCGGGTTGATCACCTCGATGACTTTTTCGAAGAAGAACTTGTTGGCGAGGACGTAGGCTTCCCAGGCTCCCCGGTCGAAGCGGCCGTTGTCGGgcggggtggtggaggaggagggggagggtggTGGGGAGATGGAGGCGGAGAAGGGGAGCATGTAGTGGAAGAGCGGCCAGAGGGTGCGCTTGCAGAAGCGGTGGTAGAAGCGGTCGTGGAGGGACTCCGGGAGGAAGACCGCGGCGCAGCGGAAGCGGTCGTAGAGCGCCTGCGCCAcctcgtcctgctcggcggcgggcaCGTCGGCGCGCACGCCCCCGACGAAGAGCACCTCCATGTCGTCGGGCACGCCGTCGCGGAGCTGGAGGAGCAGCGAgtcgtcgtcccaggagaaggtcCAGCCGCGGCcgtcggggcggcggcgcgcgaggatgGGCAGCTGGTTGGAGACGACGAGCAGGCGCTCGCCGGAGACGGAGGAGGGCACGTCGGAGGCGACGCTGTTGGTGGCGGCGGGCTCCgagtcgtcctcgccgtcgagctCGGATAGGGTGCCCGGCACCGTCATCACCCGCGACATCCGCTTCATCCCGAAGGAGCCCGACCGGCGCCGGCCCCCGCCGCCCGAGGGCCCCAGCGCCGCGAAGTTGCCCTCCGCGAGATCGAGCAGGTTGGTGTACGACCGCGACATCATGGCTGAAACAAGGTCGGaaggatgatgaagaagaagaaggttcGCGTCTGCAGAAGGAAGAAAAATTAGGACCCCGCCCCGATTCGCGGAATGGAGGGTGCGAGCGGGAACCGCCGGGATCGTGGGCGGCGGATGTGATCTGATCTGAGAGAGACGGcgggggagaggagaggagtggtGGGTTTTCGAGTTGGGGGTAGTGGGGGGATGGGAAATgaaaccggaggtgggcgagcgaGAGGTTGGGGACGCGCCCTCCCTGGTAGGAGTATATTCCACGCCCTCCGTGGACTCCAGCCCGGGTCGGTGGGTGAGACTCCCGTGGACCGCGTCCAGGGAGCGGGCGGAGCGGGGGCAGAGAAAGAGGATAAGGTTTGCGCTTGCACACACCGATGCCAGCTGGCGTCACGCGCCCCCACCCCTGGCTTGCCCTGTGGGGCGCGCTGCGATTAACGGTTACGATGAGCGCTGCTACAGCTGGACGGACGGGCCGGATCTGGCCGCGGTCCAAGTGGTCGTGGGCCTGTGTACTATAGTTGCTGGCGATTTTAACTGTTCCGGTGGCTCGTTTGGGCGCTTGTCGTCGTCCGATCTTTCTCCGTGGAGGCGATTTCGGTGGGGGCGCTTTGCGGCGAGGAAAACGTGTCGGGTGCAGGGCCTGGCCACGATGGGTGACGCAGGGCGTGACGCGCGCCGAGTGGTATGGCTTCACGTCTGTGTTTTCTACTACGCGCTACACATTTCTCCTGTTTATACCTGatgtattcatccatatcattattTGCAGGATTAGGACTTTCATGTTAAGTCTTGCATTAATTAATCTATAAGATTTTTTTGTAACTAGTGTTTGATTCACAtaaaaaagaaataaataaattATATGGGAAAAAACATGTCATTCTTAAGAATTTCAATTGTAAAAATCAAGCGGTGCACCAATCCGAAAAAATCGTCGGAAGTGGAGATTTTGCAAAATAATTCTTTGCTTTCTATTCTCTCACCCCTCAGTCCAAATTGCATCGCATATCTCCCGCACCGCACAACGCACATCACCCAACCGCTATCCGCTCACGCAGTCTGCTGCATTTCCCCTCGCCTCGCCATCTTCCCCCTCCGGAGGTTGGGGAAAACTAATGAGTTGCTGGTTCGTGGAGAAGCTGGCCGAAGGACGACctagagctcctcctcctcctcctccctgaagcTCATGTTGAATTAGAAGAGGACGACTTGGGGCTTTTATTCGTCCAACCCGGAGCTCCTGCTAGAGAGGAGAGGAAGACCTAGAGCTACTCCTTCTGCCTAGACTGTTGGACGAGCTGGATATactagagctcctccgacgacctGGACGGGCGAGAGATCGAGCGagctaagggcatgtacattaGTTCCGACGCATGTTGTCTGCAAGTTCTGTCTAGATCAACTGCAGACATCGATATTTTTATCCTCTACAATGGACTGTCTAGTAGGCTATCTGTAGCACCCGCATATCCTGGAGAATATGGCTTTGTGATCAGTTGCGGTTGTAACTTGAAAAGGCCCACGATACATGCCGCGCTCGTACAATAGCAAATACGCCGTTGGTAGGCTCCGAACTTCACGGCAATAGATCGTCTGTAAAAATACAGACGGGTACCTTCTCTCTCTTTTACCTACCTCCTCCACGTCATGTAAAACTCCTATGTGGCAGGTATTACAGACAGCTGATGTCAATTGTTGTGCATGCCCTAAGACGAGAGGCGAGATTGGCAAACGAGCATGCGGTCAATTCATATCGTGAGGATTTTCGGCAGTTTGGCTTTTTTCTAAAAGTGGCACTATAGTTAGGGTCATGTTACTTTTTTCGGATCGAATGTAGTATCAAAGATTGTAAAGATGATTACAACATTTCTATACATCAAACGACCAGTTACAACATGTACAATGCTGATATTTTAGAAGTGTTTCGTATTTAGGGACGTCTAGTTATTACAGATCAGATAAGACTAATAAATAAcacattgcacatcttattttattaTTATATATTCTCTTTGTTGTACAAAAAAATATTTCAACTTTGTCTGTATTTACacttatctacacactaaaactcaTCTAGGCACAATACTTATTTTCTTGAGTGGAGAGTTATTTTCTTTTAACAATAACCATTGTATATGACCGGGTTAGCAAATATATGTTCTCTGTTGGTTGAAAGGTGAATATACGTGGTTCACAATCATCTTCCGATCCATCATGCCCAGTGCCCTCCCTCCCACACACACACATCGTCAGGCTGCAAGTACCCGCCATGGCATCTTTCATCAAATTGGAAGCTGCGTTTGTCTTTTTACTTATCCCAGCAGACAGGTTATCCTGTTTTATCAGGTTGGTAGGGCTCGGCGAAAGCAACGCCGCAACACTCGCTGGATCGAAAGATCTCGCCAACAGTCGTGATTCTGACAAGGACGGCTATATCAGTTACGTAATGCCAGTAAGCTTACTACGGAGTAGTATAATCCAAGTGGTCATTCTAAAATAGTAAGAGAGTCCAGCGCGCGACAGTTTAGTATGGCAAGAAGCCATCTTGGAGGAGTACCTTTTAGGCCACGACGAATCGACGCACGTTTCGCCGGAGACGACCTTCCAATCAGGGCGGCCGCGGCCATTTTTCCAGGTTGGACGGTGGATTCCGGCCCTCCAAGCGGCAGATCGATCGGCGAGTCGTCTCGCCGTCGCCAGAGGCCAGATCTCGGACGCCGCCGCCCGTCGTCGTGCTCGTGTCCGGGGACGACAGGGCTGGCTGACTAGGCACAGTCGAGCAGCGTGGACGTACTCTGGCGCCGGCCGACGTGCGGCTGACGTGGAGGCGAGCACGTCGCTGCCCGGTCGCGTCGGCTCCGAGTCAGCACCCGCCATATCCGCACAGAAAGGAAGGGTAAACAAAggcatcctcctcctctcgctgtcGTCGTCCATGACCCAAAGCTGATGTCGGGCCCGTCACGCACTCCGGCGCGACCATCGGCCGGTCGGTCGGTCGGTCCGAGGCTGTTTTCGGGCTTTGCCTTCATCACGCCAGGTTTTCGTCAAAGTCTAGACCAGTACAGTAGCTGGGCGATCAAGCACACGCACATGGCCGATACGATAACACATGGAAATTTCTCAAACTTGTTGTATTTTGCCACATGTATCTCACCGGCATGTGCGTCGTACGAAAGACAAAGACAGCTCTTGTAACGGTGATTTCCCCATTTGCATCTCGCAAGCCTATGCTGCTACTGTGTTTTACAGAAGATCGGAGAAGTCTAACTTTGGTCCCTCATCTTTGTTTTGATCTAATCTTCACACTTTTAATTAAGTCCAATTTTGGTCCTTGGTAGCGGTTTAACGATGGTTGACCGGTTTTTGACTCTTTTTTGCCACCGTGGACAGATTTGGACAGGTTTAGTCCACTTAGGACCATCTTACCTCGAGATGCAATTAACATTATGATCGTTCGTCGGCAAGATCATGATCATGATCATTATCCGTTTGGCGTAGTAACTCTAACTCTTCCCCAACAGCTAGCGGCGGTGCTTGACACTACGAGGGTGGAAAGGCCGGCGAGAAAGGCATAATAGGCAGACATGTGAGGACTTTTACGCCAGGAGGAAATGCGGAGGCGGTTGAAGTGGCGAGGACGCATGCACTAACGAGAAACGCGGAGGCGGCACACATGTGTATTAGGGCAAGGTGATTTCTTCTATTTGCCGACAAATGATCGTACGTAGATTAAAATCGGCCAATTTTATCCACTATGGCCAAAACAAAAGAGACTGAAAAACCAGGCAACCATCATTAGAACCACTGTTAGGGACCAAAATTAAATTTAATTAAGAGTTTGAGGGCGGATTTAGACCAAAATTAGACTTTTGCAATATTTGAGAACCAAAAGTGCACTTAACCCATTATTAGAAGATAAGATACATCGCAATAAAATAATAAGAAGGCTAATCAGTATCACCAAACGGCCCCGCCTCGTCTGTCCACATAGGTTGCACGCGCGCTTTCTACAAAAGACCAACCCTTGAACACGAGCGAAAGCCTTTGCCCATACGAAAAGACAATAGAAATCCAAAAGCATGTGCGCCTTTGAAGCAATTTGGGGCATATCCCCGGATTTTATTCGGATATCAGCGAATCACAGCTTTGCAGGCGATTGCCCCCTTTCCGCAGCCGCCTAATCAGTGAGCAAATTGACAATGTAATTAATCCATCTCTTCGGCGAGAGACGGTCTTGGCACAAGACAAACAGTAAATAATGTTGACACTAGAGCCTGACCTCCAACAAATCATGCAAAAATGGGCAACTATATATAAAAAAACGTTCTGGGGCATTTGAATCCAAGAAATTGCTCCGGCCTGGTTATACAAGGGCATCATTAGTGCGTCCGTTTTTTTTTTGTCCAAATGGGTCGGGTGCGCGGACACAAAAACGGCCATTTTTAAGCACTTGGCCAAATGGATCCACCCCGCCGGTATGTAGATGGCCGGCCAGAGCACCGCGCGGTCCTCATCGAACAACCTACGCATGTAGTCCATCGGGACGtagctagcctcgtggtcgtgtTTGATCTTGTGAAACGACCATCCTTAGCCCATGATGATGGCGAGGTTGGAGGAATCTGACACGGATGTTGGAGAAGGCAATGGCGACGCTGATGAAATGGGTCGCGCCCGACTTCTCTTAAAAGGGTTGGGTGCCGCCGCCTTTGCCTTAAATGCCCGGCGCGGAAGCATGACGCCACGTGTGCTAGCATTAGCGCGCTGAAGGCTAAGTAGCACCATTAACGAGGCGTAGAAAAGCGTCATCGATGCCACTCGCCGCATCGATATGCAGAAGGAGAAGCGGGCGGGTCTCCAACTTGCGAGCCCTAGGGGGAGAAGGGTGCGGACACTAGGTCGCACACCCGTCTCTCACTCTCTTTATGTTTTGAGGTACCATCTATGACGTACTCGTCTACGATACCATGGCACTAGTAAAATCTGCCACCGCCACATCGCTCGGTCATCGGATTCGCCGCACCACTACCGAATCTGGTGACCACAACCATCGAATCCACCACCGCAGCCCCACATTTCCACACCACCGCATCGCCCCCGGATCCACCGCGTCAGACATCGAATCCGCAACTACCGATTGTTGCACAACCACTTCACCGCGTCCCTCGGACTCGTGCAATGGGATGCACCGCTAGCTTGGGACCTCTGAGACATCGAAACTCGTCGTGCGATCATACTATGTCTCCACTTGGAGATACCGCTGGCCCAAATATGAGCTGAACTTCTCGGACGTCACGAGCTACGAACAGGTGGAGTTCCTCACTCACGAAGTGTGAGTTGTGTCTCGCAAGGAAGAGAAGTAAGCTTGCCTCCTCGTGCAGAAACATCACATTGCCCATGAGAGCGATGCGGTGGCTATGGCGAGGTTCGTCAAGGCAAATCCGCACCTTGTGCACGCGGGGTATGAGTTTTATGCCATGATGGGCACAAAGAGGATGAAGAAAGACAAGGATGGACCCTCAACAGCGATCGATCAAGGTTGAGTCACACGAGGTTGGCCCCTCAACAATGGTCATTGTTGAGTCAGACGATGAGTTCAACGACGTTGACCGggaccagtggcggagcttgctaGGAAATCCGGGGGTAAACCAGAAAAAACCATGATCGAGGGGTGGGGGCGTAAAGCTAAAAAAAATCCTACTATATGTCTTATATATATATTTCCTTCACTAGTTTACTAACGGGGAGCTGGGGGTGTCCCCCTGCCCCACTCCCGACTTGAGCATAGCTACGCCAGTGACCGGGACGAGCTGAAGCATGGAGATGAGGGGTAGTGTGTCATTATTGCGTGCCAGATCGTACTATGTTTAAGCTTGATCAATCTGTAGTTTGAAAAATCGAAGTATGTGATGATCAACTATCGACGGTTTGCATGTGTTTGGCGTCTTATTTTACATCACCTGCTAcggcaaaaaaaaaaaccggTGTCCTGAAAGCTAGTTTTGTGGTGCTCTGAAACAATTTTCTAGGTGACCTATTTTGCATCACAGTCAATTGAGGATGCACTTACTCCAGATTTTTTTTGCATCAACGGGATCTTCCCTGGCGTGGACACAAGATTGTATTGCGCATGCTATAGCTTCTGTAAGAGAAAGGGGCAAACCAACCGACATGTTTCCAGCTAAAACATCTGTGACACAGTAAATGCGGGCCGTACACGTAGCAGCTCTTGGGTGGGATCCCCGTCGCTATAGCACGTGGAGTAGTGCTGTGTCCGTCGGCTCGCTGGCTGGCCCTCGTGCTCGCCGTACTACTTTAACCTCTCGTGGTTTATGTGCGGTGGTATGGTTGCTGGTTGATGATCGATCTCGTCTCGCAGTGGAAGATGAGAAGGGTCCATGCACGCACGTCCGCAGCAGCCACACGGTCGCTTTGTCGCAAGTTGCATGTTGCCTGCAGGTGCCTCCGCAACACACGATCGAGATCGATCTTTTGCTGTTAGCGCTTTCGATATGGCCGTCATCTCTGTAGTCTGTTCCGCGTGCTAATTAAGGTCGGTTGTTGTGTCTAATCAAGACCTCGACGTGCTTTACTTAGCTAGTTAGTTAGTGGAGCTGGAAAGTATGGAATTTGCTTATGTGAGTTGCTAGCTACTCCAAGCTAGCGAAATGGTGTACTACGTGCATTATATGGTGACGCACGCGACAGAGCCACGGGCCCAATGTGCGCAGCTCGTGGGATTTGATTCTGCACCTAGTACGTTATTACGTGCGCATCATTCCTTTGAGAGGGAGGGTGTGGTGTGCCTCAATCAGCAACTGCTCGTGCACTACTCTATCCGCGGGAAAGAATTTAGGTAAACACTATACTTCGGAGTCCGATGAGAAGCAAAGTATCGGACCGATTCGGCGCCATCCATCTCGTCTTCATCGAACGGCTGTTTCATATCTTTTTTTTCTCCAGTTAGCCATGCAATTTGCCAACCTGAAATCCCGATATTTATGGTCAATTATTGATCTTCCGCATCGTTTCCGAAAACGCATCCCCAAATCGATCCCCGCTGCCAGCGAGCCAACGACCCTGCTCACCTTGCCTCATCTCTCCCCACCATGCCGCATCCTCCCATACA contains:
- the LOC124665950 gene encoding probable alpha,alpha-trehalose-phosphate synthase [UDP-forming] 7 translates to MMSRSYTNLLDLAEGNFAALGPSGGGGRRRSGSFGMKRMSRVMTVPGTLSELDGEDDSEPAATNSVASDVPSSVSGERLLVVSNQLPILARRRPDGRGWTFSWDDDSLLLQLRDGVPDDMEVLFVGGVRADVPAAEQDEVAQALYDRFRCAAVFLPESLHDRFYHRFCKRTLWPLFHYMLPFSASISPPPSPSSSTTPPDNGRFDRGAWEAYVLANKFFFEKVIEVINPEDDYVWVHDYHLMALPTFLRRRFNRLRIGFFLHSPFPSSEIYRTLPVREEILKALLNCDLIGFHTFDYARHFLSCCSRMLGIEYQSKRGYIGLEYFGRTVGIKIMPVGVHMDQLQSVLSLPDRQWRVSELQQQFEGKTVLLGVDDMDIFKGINLKLLAFENLLKTHTKWQGRAVLVQIARPVRGKGKDLEAIEAEIRESHNRINAEFGHPGYTPVVLIDRDVSSVEKSAFFTIAECVVVTAVRDGMNLTPYEYIVCRQGITGSESSSSEVCGPKKSMLVVSEFIGCSPSLSGAIRVNPWNVEATAEAMNEAISMSEQEKQLRHEKHYRYVSTHDVAYWSKSFIQDLERACKDHFRRTCWGIGLGFGFRVVALDPHFTKLNMDSIVMAYERSQSRTILLDYDGTLVAQTSINKAPSAEVLRIINTLCSDKRNVVFIVSGRSRDKLGEWFSSCPKLGLAAEHGYFLRWSRDEEWQTCAQASDFGWMEMAEPVMNLYTESTDGSYIETKESALVWHHQDADSGFGSSQAKEMLDHLESVLANEPVSVKSGQFIVEVKPQGVSKGVIAEKILASMKERGKQADFVLCIGDDRSDEDMFENIADIIKRGMVAPKTPLFACTVGQKPSKAKFYLDDTFEVATMLSTLADATEPEPMTGFADELSASVSSIDIGGEQTESSDRPFRGL